CGCCGATCCGCCCGGGACCGGTCGTCCCACGCCGAAGAAGAAGAACCCGCTGGACGGGTGGCCGTCGTAGGTGGACAGCACCCGCCAGCGCACGGTGTAGACGCCGTCGGGGAGCGCATCCACGGCGGCGGTGAGGATGCGGCCGTCGGATGACACCGTGATCCGCGCCGTCAGCACCGTGCCGGCGGCGTCGGTGATCTGCACGCGGCTGAAGGCGGGATCCACCGGCTCGGTGAACCGCAGCACCACCCGCTGCAGCGATCGCGCCGCCGTGGCGCTGGCCGATGGAATCGAACGCTCCAGGATGGCGTGGGCAGCGGCGGGAGCGGCGCACCCCAGCACGAAGCTGGCGAGGACCAGCAGCGGGGCCGTCGCCCGCACCCACCATCGGCGCGGCGCGGCGCGCAGCTCCGGAGCGGCTTTGTCCGTCATCTCCCGGCCGCGACGGTGAAGGTGTAGGAGCCCTGCGCCACGTCCAGGTCGGGCGAGGAGACGGCCTTCCACCGGACCGTGTAGGTGCCCGGCCCGATGGGTCTGAGCCTGGCGATCATGGAGCGGCGGGCCAGATCGTCGAGATCCACACCGCCTTTCCCGTCATCCACGCGCCGGCCGCGCCTGTCCACGACGCGCAGCGTGCTGCGCCGCACATCCAGCTCTTCGTTCGGGCTCAAGGCAAACTCCAGGCGCACGACCCGG
The Armatimonadota bacterium DNA segment above includes these coding regions:
- a CDS encoding copper resistance protein CopC gives rise to the protein MVVQRMLLIALVVMLSAMVWPGGAAAHAKLWRADPAPGSTVAAAPRVVRLEFALSPNEELDVRRSTLRVVDRRGRRVDDGKGGVDLDDLARRSMIARLRPIGPGTYTVRWKAVSSPDLDVAQGSYTFTVAAGR